The genomic DNA TGTCTTTGATAAACCATCGTGGATAAACACGCGAGCAGTCGACCTGTCAAAGTAATCCAGCCAACTGGCGCCAGTCCCTCGTAGCTGGAATGGATCGTCCCACAGGCACTTGAGTGTTCaatgaaaatagtaaaaagtGGGAGGTATGACTCATTATCGTTCTCCAGACCATAAGGCCAATACAGTCCAAATAACCACATTGATAAACACCTTTGACATTTGCTGTCCCAGTTTGACACATTTGTTTAGCTCCATcatctactacctccatggctcCATGTTCTAATCGTGACCTAGTTCCATGTTTGGCCAAAGACTTAAGTCCAATGTTCTTATGTACCTATGTACAGAAACTGGTGTGAAAATGGTATAGAATTTCACAAGTTACACATTTTGTTCTTGTTCATCTGTACACAGAATACAAGTTACCAAAGACACCAAAGTTCCAAATGCAGCCATGTTTACCGTGAACAAAGAAGACCACACACTGGGTAATCTTCTCAGAAGGTATGTTGAAGTGTGGACCGTTTATCAGTTAGAACTTGTGGCCTCCTTACTTGACGTGTCATCAACATATGTTCTTTTTATGGTGCCATTGTGATTGACTCATAATTGGTGCAAACTTGAACCAAACTGTCAAgtataaattattattacaatgAGTCCGAGATCAGTGACCTATGTGTAGCATTCTGAATGGTATTTGCCGCTATGAGAACTATAGAAGATCAGCTGCAAAAGTTCATCCCCACTCTGATCCAGTGTCCACAGTATTGCCAATCATGGCCAAGTGTTATTCCTGGAAACGATAGCTATCCTAAGATATAAACATGGCACCAtgttacaagtggtatagccacaaactgatgaagttaaatcgccgtacacaatacATAGTGCCATTATTACCAggtgtctgtgttttgtgtatggtGAGTTaatgtcatcagtttgtggcttgcCACTTGTAAAATAATGCCTATAAACACATTTACAGTGTCTGCTCAGGCTTTTAGCataatttcatacaaataaaatgGAAAGACCTCATTTGAGAAAATATTCACTTTCACAGTAAGATGAAAAATGCATTTTGAGTCCAAGTATCTAAACCAATATACCGGTAGAACAGAAGAGTCACAGTGTACCCTTTCCAATGTCTTTTTTCCGTTTCTTACagccaattactgaaagatccACAAGTGTTATTTGCTGGATACAAAGTACCCCACCCTCTTGAGCATAAGTTTGTCTTGAGAGTGCAAACAACACCAGATTACAGCCCACAAGAAGCGTTTACAAATGCCATAACAGATCTCATCagtgaaatttcacttttagaGGAAAGATTTAAGGTAAGTTGTACAATTGTGCAATCCATGAACAGATGTCAATTGATTTGTTTCATCTACAACCAGATGTAAATGTAACCATGTCGGCCAATCACGTGATGCCTCACACGTGGTAACTGGAAGTGCGCGTCGGTTCCCGAGTCCTGTGGAACTTTGCTGTGTAAATAGTACGTTAGAAGACTCAAAAGGGTTTAAATAGTTGGCTAAAGTCATCATCTTTGGACTGTGGAAGTTTGAGACCATGCGACAGAAAGGCTTCGGGAAAAAAGGCAAAGGAAAGAAGAACGGTAAAATAACAGACTTCATGGACAAGATGGCTGAAGGTGAAGACAATGAAACGCACTCCCCGTTAGCAGACACCGACATGGTTGAAAACATAGACTGTGGAGATGAAGAAAATTTGTCAGTGGTAAGCTTGTTCATGATGATGAgaagaattgagaagaaaatgGATAAAGGTTTTCATGACCTCGGCAATATGCTACAACGGGTAGAGACAATTGAAAAGAAACAGACGGAGCTGGAACGTTCATTGGAATTCACAGCTGCAACGTGTAGTGAAAACCAGTCCATAGTGGAAGCACTGAGGAAAGAAGTGAAGGAGATGAAAATAGTGACCCAAAAGACCGAAGAAGAAAACTTGAGGTTGCAGAGGTATACTAGGAGTTATAATGTACGTATCTATGGTCTGAAAGAAGAGGAAGACGAGAAGGAAGAAGGCTGTTGCTTTGAAAAAGTACGTACTTTATTGAAAGAGAAATTTGAAGTTGACCCGAGTGAGGTTGAGAATGTCCATCGCCCGCACCGCGGCGCCATCTTGACCGAAGAAATTTGCGTAGTACTCCGCCTCGACCAGTTCTGGTGAAGTTTATTTATCGTCAAACCAGACAgaagattttgagaaaatcgcgCAGAGTGCTTGAAGGTTCTGGAATTCGTGTCAAAGGAGATTTATGTCTACAGGActatgagaaaaaaaaagagtaTCTGCCGATAATGAACAAAGCATATGCAGAAGGCAAGCGGGTGAAGTTTCACGACGGAAAAGTTTTCATAAACGGTCGAGTGTATAACCCAGACAGTGAGTGGAGAATGCAGTTTGAATCCACTTTCGGATTCGGTAAACGATAAACATTGTACTCTGAATTTTTCTGTTTAAGGTCTCGTTCATAATATAGTTTCCACAGACTCGGGTCCGACATGggcgtgtttcttttttttgagtGAGCACGTGTTTTGTGGcgttggttttttttgggggggagggggagtgAGGCGGTTATGGTGTTGTATTGTAATTTGGGGATTTTCCACTCTTTTTTTGCTCTCTTTCATCTTGAGAGTGTGGTGTTTTGTGGAACTTTCCCAGGTTTTGTTACTTGTCGTTTCGTCATGTCTGTTGTGTGTTgcgttttgtgttttttgttgtggCAAAATgcagtcaattttttcttttttcactggAAAATCAATAGAattaacatttatattttatgtcagATACTGATATTAGACTTTTATCTTTGAATGTAAGAGGACTTGGTCTCCCAAAGAAACGTAAATCAATTTTCCGTTGGATTTcaaaaaagaaaccaaatatcGTGATGTTGCAGGAAACACATAGTACAGTGTCAAGCGAAAAATTCTGGTCTAGCCAGTTTAAAGGGAACATGATATTTTCACATGGTAAATCCAATAGTAGGGGGGtaattactatttttcataattgtgaCTACACAGTTAACAAAGTTGTGTCAGATATTAATGGAAGATATATTATTTTAGATGTTTCAATGAAAGATAGACATTTTCTTCTAGTAAATTCTTATGCACCTACGGATGAGTACCAGCATgcatgttttttgaaaaatatgtttcagACTGTTTTGGAAAATGTGACTGATCCGGCTATTTCTATCATTTGGGGAGGTgatcataattttgttttagATCAAAACAGAGATCGGAAGGGTGGAAACCCAAGGATTTGGAAAAACTCTcttaccttaacccttttcctgccgagcgcccctgtccgttatcctgccaagtcggtcaaaaccggcccccttttccgtgtctacagaagataggctctcctgcacgctttcctgccaggcatttggcgggaaaataccgcattttcggggtacgattaccgaccatatacgtgttagacttcaaaaatttttgcatgcccgtatagaggggcaaccgctgatgaggttgtgtccagaaaatgacgaggtcacgggcgttgtttgccccgggggacgtgcacttttatgcccttttctagcttactttcgcggaagtaaagctcgttcgccggcacgcacggccacaccggggaaacgtcacctctctcgtgggttagtagaagacccaggggttagtgctgtgggtgcggcagcaccctcaaacctgtcctgtttcccctgggttgtgtcacttggccagtactttgaacgacttggaagagtcgcacagtgcagtctgctttgacgtagtgtcaacgacatagttccgccattgaaggaaggcgtgtacgtagtttggccagttcagtgaacacttagctcgttagtgttaccgtttcctaacaggttagttgtgcagttgttactaaggtgcagttttgtaccaccttagctctggacagtgcaactgctctatgcactaaccccaacgacagatggttggtacaacgtctacgtcgcacgagcacagcctccgttgggctgtgcccctcccacgtgatacaacgcacgttcatccattactatagcgtccttacggatctgccaaaaacgaaagtgggggtaaaaacaaaacaaacgaaaatatgcgatcatagatagtattttattcgggaataatttacattatgccgaacaataaatctcggagtctgtctcgacgtccgagtgcatggtccgtgtttcaaaaattacaatcggggtggcagatccgtgtttcaaaaattataatagggggaattgtacaaaataatccgtctaaacaaaaaaacgaaaatatgcgatccatagatagtattttattcgggaataatttacattatgccgaataataaatctcagagtctgtctcgacgtccgagtgcatggtccgtgttacaaagattacaatcgggggattgtacaaataatccgtgtttcaatttacaatcagcgggatcgtaaagcacaaacaaacggcacaaccgtgctcaaaatgtgatcatggtccgtgttcagaatacagtcaagccactgttaggcgaagctgtcccctgtccgttatttacgtcgggttctcttgctgatgggtgtcgtcggggctgtgtgagtagaggtctgcacgccaatgctcctcttacctcgtagcatcatgcgatgatgaaaagccgcaaaacactcgccctcgtgaagatgaaccccgcacagactacatcctttggacgtctcagacagtcgtccgctcgcagtggtcttaccctctctgctgcatactttacagcatttctgccgcccctccaaacggctgacaacgtgcatcggctgattttgtggattgatgtacgaggcaagagaaacggtggcctcgacctctctcacactgggctgcgatcgcccacaataaccgccaatgagttgtttccggacacgcagatgaaacatcttatgggtcagcttactatcagggtgtacatgcttgaagcatatatatgcatttaccagggcaacatcaatcaggtaacatgccagatatgtccaccatctgtggttcttgcgcccagtgtgaaagtacttgcgcttctggttggctcggtcgacgcctcccatgtaccggcgataattatacagcgacagaggcacttgtcgccgctcgtctccctcccccactggcacgcactccaagggtggatagaccgtattcaagatcagcacctgagcgttactatcctgataagcagtgatgttaagacgagagtccgttctggtcgtggctttcatatccccaacagacagaggaaggcgcttcctcttacccggcggaattaattgagggggcatggtgcgacgattacggcggttaaaactcccgaccatgtagatcccggtctccatcagctctctagcagtaacgaccgtgctaaacaggctatcacagaataggctgtgattatatccacagaatggctggaccagctccatcataattcttttcaccacacctcgctcctgccgtctccatcagtccgatcccgaaatttcacacctaggtacggtgcaaagttagcgatgtatgcagtggtggagtcgcacagctgccatatcttgaaaccgtctcgatcaggcttatgcggtaatctctgcttaaatttagaacggcccttaaatcgcaccatgccctcgtcgatggagatctctctacccatcttataattatttacgcaccggtcaactatgggctccatccatggattgattttatacaggggatcctctgacaccgacgtcggcggcgtgcctcatcaggatcacgacgtggatcgttctctgggtctgccagatgaaagtatcgcataagctgctgaaagcgactgcgggtaatcacagtagaaataccctggtttctcagaaagggatcgctagaccaataatcctccactgatgatttacggtcgacacccatacagactaagacgccaatgaacgcctgcacctctcggtagtcagcgttacgccagtatttatctattttcctagcgatatatcgctggtggaatttggcgtatttattagtctcgtccttggccaatctgatcagtgtagctggaataaacttaaaaaagtaatcgagctcacgggagtggctgggcaaggtgaaagtcggtcctctctcatggtcaaaatcggtctcctcaaatatattagcatcggtagtctccgacatacgccagacaggagggtgtcgtcctccgccaacacagcagcaacgtcatcatcgtcgtcagagcttgcctcacctacatactgcctgtcataaagtcatcgtcctctgccgcatcctcgtcaacctccgattcggactcagcggtgatatcaccgtcgtctgggcgtctgggcctgaactcgcccgtagcggcatcaaggatcatatctggctcaaaatcaggtgggctatcctgataacgaaccctccgcactatctttttcggcggggacatcgcagcacacgaaactatggcaggagcgggctcggcagcctctgctgatgacgaggactcaagctctttcgcactgggcacaggaacctctcctgacgcaggatgagggctcatagtagcaacaggtggtgtctctcccggagcagccgggggagaaccaatggcatcagccgtctcgttactcactgtctcactagcagcagcagacgtagtctgtgcaggtgaagtatctcccacaagagcagatgtagtctctgcaggtgaagtagtctctcccggagcagccgggtgagaaccactggcgaccggtgacccgtcatcatcctcatcggcagaacgatcgctcttacgtttacgctttcttgcccgacttcttagaacgtttactagggacatcacaacgatcgctaccactaccgcccggagactctgcatctttgagcttcagtcgtctgctcgccttcagaaaacttttgcggtccgtcaagctcatgtctggaacagtgtcgacagactagcaggtccctcccttttaaagccacagggaaacaaagccctggacatgattggacgcaggggtgttaatatatgcatccacctgttattataatggacctacggcaattagtccaccaaccggcgctgacattcctacccgtcatgtaaattgcctgtccgcaccatttgatatgctaataatactcatttgcgatgcaaatccctcgagcacttagcataacatagtcaatgtcattagcatctcaacttgacattccgtccagctgggtacgtggcatgcgcacatgccacccaaggacgttggcccaagcccatgtttagtacgggtgggaaacccgtatctttaacctcatgtcccttctaagtacgcctgcgcagggcgtattgtcatccaagtcggtgacaagccaacccgacagatcgcccattaagcagtaatggactggctgtctcgttcttgtacggcaacaaacagtgcttcagcggcttgtttaggtcataaccgtcgcctgccgagcggcttacccaactaaggcggtcaaagatgaaggatgccaaaattgtcaacggctgtctcggcctcgtccgttgggcaaacatggctccttcaaataacgtggccagcacgtctacgtcatcagcggtgatgacgacccgtcattgacgcccgagtgcgtaaaactcggaatataccgacaggtacctctacctgagtcggtcatactacggtataaaccaaacacaggtctgcaactcccgttagactcggccgttagccaaacttcacagggacaacataggcgtaacaagtcggtgaacaacggttcacgcacctaaccgcagccgccaagtcggtgaacaatggtatcaaattttgaggccatgttcctgaatggcaaggctgaggcggtgtgtttcgttgcacggcttgaacgtctagagccaagtgcagccgacaacgtccgacatctgagtgggtagtcttttcgagaaggtaacaagtcggttaaaagcgatggttacccttcacaaatgtcgctcaagtccgttcggatcagttccatgtcagggactaatcaagccgagtccgtcaaatccgtccgcacttcccgtcaatcaggaccaagtccgtgattttcgtcttgcaccattggcaaaaaattgcaccgccagctgaggcggtcttaggcggttgccttacagaaagccgagtccgtcaaatccgtccgcacttcccatCAATCAGGAccagtccgtgattttcgtctcgcaccattggcaaaaaattgcaccgccagctgaggcggtcttaggcggttgccgtacagattagcgttgccgagacggtcaatttcggccgcaatctatgtagtgcctcagagccaagttaacccaaactccgctagaatatgtcaacgtgctaacctgccaagtacgctactcgtcccccaaaaaaaaccagtccccaccggggtgggggactggctgggtagcttccgcacctttccctgtcgttggactctctgtgaacccatttcgagagcaaacgccgttcctcgcccaaaacctgtcctcgaacgacccctagcgcgagcaagggtttgctacacgtagttccgtcgactaggcaggaaagggggtaccaaaaagtagcccgatttccaccgccttggcaggataacggccgtggctgctcagattctagctacaccgaatttcaagcggattttcaccgacttggcaggaaaagggttaatgcatGATTTTATTGAATCTTTTGATTTGTGTGATGTCTGGAGAACTTTACATCCTGAAGAATTGTCTTTCACTTGGAAAAGGTTTAACCCTTCCATTATTCAAAGTAGAATTGATTATTTTCTTGTTAGTGACAATATTCTTAACATTATTTCTGACACTTCTATTTGcccttgtattttatctgatcACTCAGCAATTGTTTTAGAACTTAAAGTTGAACCAACTAACAGAGGTCCTTCATATTGGAAGTTCAATACAAGTTTATTGCATGATGAACattatgtgaaaataatttatgataattttCCACATTGGGTTGAAGAAAGTTCTGTCCTAtccagggcttgacaattttttttccagttcacttgtccgtcggacaagtggattttcaatttcacttgtcctctcaaaaattttacttgtcctccatttgtaataatcaagacCAAAATGCTTGCGACGAAGTCCGTAGCggctttcagggctttcttatcttggtaattttcgccgatgttgacgccgatttttttcaaaagtttacattgaagtaggcctgcgtacggtctgtgtgtttccggcgtcatacggcctccaccacaagaggccgtataacgccgggaactcacagacctgtacgcagagctaacattgaatttgaaggtacatatcatacatcggcttcccgtttttggcaagcataaatgccgtcgtaaaaagattggtcagtttctattgctggtcgtcgtcattcggttcacgcattgcgagtgcatgcgatcggattgttggcaagtgaaagCGTACTATCGGGCTCAGCGGGACCcaaaaaatttccacaatcattgtccccgtcacgatctcatctgcgatgtgccaaacagtccaaatgcggttgactaaactcgtgagaccttatcgattcaacgcgaaacatgtcgtatctgtcaagaaaagcatttcgcttggtttggtcatggaggtagtctcttcctacctccatgctttggCAATGGTGGGGTATTTGAGACCCGACGTACTgaacattttggaaccgtcatatttcaaccaaggccactgtgctttccaaattccatttcgggagataacgtctacggcgtttttcctcatcata from Ptychodera flava strain L36383 chromosome 12, AS_Pfla_20210202, whole genome shotgun sequence includes the following:
- the LOC139145285 gene encoding DNA-directed RNA polymerase II subunit RPB11-a translates to MNAPPSFESFLLYEGEKKIQVTKDTKVPNAAMFTVNKEDHTLGNLLRSQLLKDPQVLFAGYKVPHPLEHKFVLRVQTTPDYSPQEAFTNAITDLISEISLLEERFKVAVREKQEGLE